In a single window of the Arthrobacter zhangbolii genome:
- a CDS encoding alpha/beta fold hydrolase, translated as MVEELWPGVSSAWSTFIRVPSTAAVDVPGRVHKWHILDNGPQLAADGIEPAGTLLCVHGNPTWSYLWRSLLAAASTAEKPWRVVAVDQLDMGFSDRTGVFRRLEDRITDLGNLTDALDITGPVVTVGHDWGGVISLGWALRHRRQLAGTILTNTAVHPAGFSLPPALKLALHPAVHPWGTRSTDAFIRVTHALAQPALSAPVKDAFALPYRSAVRRQGVANFVADIPADETHPSWRALNAVADGIRRLNVPSLVLWGPKDPVFSDRYLRDLLERMPASSVHRFEGASHLLPEDVDIASPVFSWLKTAVETPANTSLRRSDPFRPMLAELDERAGDTSAAVVDMAPLDGNDTGAGPRTLSWAGLAERVNALAAGLAAAGVRPGTRVNLLVPPGIELTSLIYACLRLNAVIVVADAGLGTKGLGRAIKGAGPAFLIGIDRALIGARAFGWPGIRISVDELTPARKRLLGVQHSVAELIADGAGSDVPWHPVDPDADAAVLFTSGSTGPAKGVVYTHRQLAAMRDAIRNTYNLRAGTSLVAGFAPFALLGPALGATSVTPDMDVTSPRTLTAAALADAAVAVNATTIFASPAALANVLATSGSLDAAQKAALEQVELLLSAGAPIAEPLLAQVQELVPGASLHTPYGMTEALPVTDISLQGIRSAGSGNGVCVGTPVSGARVAIAEVLPDGSVGSEPLTAPNRTGEILVSAPHVKDRYDRLWITESRSSSIPGWHRTGDVGHLDDDGRLWVEGRLGHILTTAEGVRTPVAGEQAAESVDGVGRVAVVGVGPAGGQVPVAVLETSPPVRRAGPADAQLAAAVRSRVLELCGYDLAAVLVLPAMPTDIRHNSKIDRTALAGWASRLLAGGPVPKLGKRGKGGPAVPAVAPEGNAAVPAFEGASR; from the coding sequence GTGGTAGAAGAGCTCTGGCCCGGCGTTTCCTCAGCCTGGTCCACGTTTATCCGTGTGCCCTCCACCGCCGCCGTCGACGTTCCCGGCCGGGTCCACAAGTGGCACATCCTCGATAACGGGCCCCAGCTCGCCGCCGACGGTATCGAACCTGCGGGGACCCTGCTGTGTGTGCACGGCAACCCCACCTGGTCCTACCTCTGGCGCAGCCTGCTGGCCGCCGCGTCCACGGCGGAGAAGCCGTGGCGCGTGGTGGCCGTTGACCAGCTGGACATGGGCTTTTCCGACCGCACCGGCGTGTTCCGCCGCCTCGAGGACCGGATCACGGACCTTGGCAACCTGACGGATGCCCTGGACATCACCGGCCCGGTGGTCACCGTCGGCCATGACTGGGGAGGCGTGATTTCCCTCGGCTGGGCGCTGCGGCACCGTCGCCAGCTGGCCGGAACCATCCTGACCAACACAGCAGTGCATCCGGCCGGGTTCTCCCTCCCGCCCGCCCTGAAACTGGCCTTGCATCCGGCCGTCCACCCGTGGGGCACCCGCAGCACCGACGCCTTCATCCGTGTCACGCACGCCCTGGCCCAGCCTGCCCTGAGCGCACCGGTAAAGGACGCCTTCGCACTGCCGTACCGCAGTGCCGTGCGCCGGCAGGGTGTGGCCAACTTCGTCGCCGACATCCCGGCCGATGAAACGCACCCGAGCTGGCGTGCGCTCAACGCCGTGGCGGACGGGATCCGCCGCTTGAACGTTCCCTCCCTGGTTCTTTGGGGTCCCAAGGATCCGGTGTTCTCCGACCGGTACCTGCGTGACCTGCTCGAGCGCATGCCGGCTTCTTCCGTCCACCGGTTCGAGGGCGCCAGCCATCTGCTGCCCGAAGACGTGGATATCGCCTCCCCTGTTTTCAGCTGGCTAAAGACTGCCGTGGAAACGCCGGCGAATACCTCGCTGCGACGCAGCGATCCGTTCCGTCCCATGCTGGCCGAACTCGACGAGCGGGCGGGCGACACCAGCGCCGCCGTCGTCGACATGGCGCCGCTGGACGGAAACGACACCGGCGCCGGTCCCCGCACGCTGTCCTGGGCAGGCCTCGCCGAACGGGTCAACGCCCTGGCCGCCGGTCTGGCCGCAGCCGGGGTCCGTCCCGGAACCCGGGTGAACCTGCTGGTGCCTCCCGGCATAGAACTGACCTCGCTGATTTATGCCTGCCTGCGCCTGAACGCCGTCATTGTGGTGGCCGACGCCGGGTTGGGTACCAAGGGACTGGGCCGGGCGATTAAGGGCGCAGGTCCGGCCTTCCTCATCGGCATTGACCGTGCCCTGATCGGTGCCCGGGCCTTCGGCTGGCCGGGGATCCGGATCAGCGTTGATGAGCTCACCCCGGCCCGTAAGCGCCTCCTCGGCGTTCAGCACTCGGTGGCCGAACTGATTGCCGACGGCGCCGGCTCCGACGTTCCGTGGCACCCCGTGGACCCCGACGCCGACGCCGCCGTGCTGTTCACCTCCGGCTCCACCGGGCCGGCCAAGGGTGTGGTCTACACGCACCGGCAGCTGGCTGCGATGCGCGACGCCATCAGGAACACCTACAACCTGCGTGCCGGCACGTCCCTGGTGGCCGGGTTCGCTCCGTTCGCGCTGCTCGGTCCCGCCCTCGGTGCGACGTCGGTGACCCCGGACATGGATGTCACCTCCCCGCGCACGCTGACGGCCGCGGCCCTGGCCGATGCCGCCGTGGCCGTGAACGCCACCACGATCTTTGCTTCTCCGGCGGCGCTGGCCAATGTGCTGGCCACCTCCGGCAGCCTGGACGCGGCGCAGAAGGCCGCACTGGAACAGGTGGAACTGCTGCTGTCCGCCGGCGCCCCCATCGCCGAACCGCTCCTGGCCCAGGTGCAGGAGCTGGTACCCGGCGCTTCCCTGCACACCCCGTACGGCATGACGGAAGCCCTGCCGGTGACCGACATCAGCCTGCAAGGCATCCGTTCGGCAGGCTCCGGTAACGGCGTCTGCGTGGGAACACCGGTGTCCGGTGCCCGGGTAGCCATCGCCGAAGTCCTTCCGGACGGCTCGGTGGGCAGCGAACCGCTGACAGCCCCGAACCGCACCGGTGAAATCCTGGTCAGCGCCCCGCATGTGAAGGACCGGTATGACCGGCTCTGGATTACCGAGTCCCGCAGTTCGTCGATTCCCGGCTGGCACCGCACCGGCGATGTCGGCCACCTCGACGACGACGGCCGGCTCTGGGTGGAGGGGCGCCTCGGACACATCCTCACCACGGCCGAGGGTGTACGGACCCCGGTGGCCGGGGAACAGGCCGCCGAAAGCGTAGACGGCGTGGGCCGTGTGGCCGTCGTCGGCGTCGGCCCCGCCGGCGGGCAGGTCCCCGTGGCCGTTCTGGAAACCTCTCCCCCGGTCCGCCGGGCAGGGCCCGCGGATGCCCAACTGGCTGCTGCTGTGCGCTCCCGGGTTCTTGAGCTCTGCGGGTACGACCTGGCCGCGGTGCTGGTGCTGCCGGCCATGCCGACCGATATCCGGCACAACTCCAAGATTGACCGTACTGCTCTGGCAGGCTGGGCCTCACGGCTGCTGGCCGGTGGTCCGGTGCCGAAGCTGGGAAAACGCGGCAAGGGTGGCCCTGCCGTTCCTGCCGTCGCTCCGGAGGGCAACGCCGCGGTACCGGCTTTTGAAGGAGCATCGCGATGA
- a CDS encoding NAD-dependent epimerase/dehydratase family protein, producing the protein MTNSSAPGVSVSSEPAPREPAPSEPAPSEPAPRNFVPRNVLVTGASGLLGGAVADLLAAQGHKVRTFQRRRGLDGTDFVAGSVSDPDAAARAVEGMDAVIHLAAKVSFTGEWQEFEDTNILGTQILLKAARAAGVRDVVFVSSPSVAHFGEPIAGAGAGTADPARARGFYAASKAEAELLALASNSPDFRVTAIRPHIVWGPGDTQLVERVIDRARSGRLPLLDAGAALIDTTYVDNAAAAIVRGLDRMDAAQGKALVVTNGQPRPVGELIAGICAAAGVKAPGWSVPGRIARKAGSVIERVWLAAGKRGLVHDEPPMTRFLAEQLSTSHWFDQSETRAVLDWTPEVSIEDGMARLAEHYGGRSPNS; encoded by the coding sequence ATGACCAACAGCTCTGCTCCCGGTGTATCTGTATCCAGCGAACCTGCACCCCGCGAACCTGCGCCCAGCGAACCTGCACCCAGCGAACCTGCACCCCGCAATTTTGTCCCCCGCAACGTCCTGGTGACGGGCGCCAGCGGTCTGCTCGGCGGTGCCGTGGCCGACCTGCTGGCCGCCCAGGGGCACAAGGTCCGGACCTTCCAGCGCCGTCGGGGTCTGGATGGCACCGATTTCGTGGCCGGCTCGGTCTCGGATCCTGACGCCGCGGCCCGCGCCGTGGAAGGTATGGACGCCGTCATCCACCTTGCTGCCAAGGTATCCTTCACCGGCGAATGGCAGGAGTTCGAGGACACCAACATCCTGGGGACCCAGATTCTCCTCAAGGCAGCCCGCGCTGCCGGGGTACGCGACGTCGTTTTTGTTTCCTCGCCCTCGGTAGCGCATTTCGGCGAACCGATTGCCGGTGCCGGGGCGGGCACTGCCGATCCGGCACGTGCCCGGGGCTTCTACGCCGCGTCCAAGGCCGAGGCAGAGCTGCTGGCTCTGGCATCCAATTCCCCCGATTTCCGGGTCACAGCCATCCGGCCCCATATTGTCTGGGGTCCCGGCGACACCCAGCTGGTGGAGCGGGTGATTGACCGTGCCAGGTCCGGACGCCTTCCCCTGCTCGACGCCGGAGCCGCCCTGATCGATACCACCTATGTTGACAACGCCGCCGCTGCTATTGTCCGCGGGCTCGACCGGATGGACGCGGCCCAGGGCAAGGCCCTTGTGGTGACCAACGGGCAGCCCCGTCCGGTGGGTGAACTGATTGCCGGTATCTGTGCCGCTGCGGGTGTGAAAGCTCCGGGGTGGAGTGTGCCCGGCAGGATTGCCCGGAAGGCCGGAAGCGTGATCGAGCGTGTCTGGCTGGCTGCGGGAAAGCGCGGGCTGGTCCATGACGAGCCGCCGATGACCCGTTTCCTCGCCGAACAGCTTTCCACCTCGCACTGGTTCGATCAGAGCGAGACACGCGCCGTCCTGGACTGGACTCCCGAGGTGTCCATCGAAGACGGCATGGCCCGGCTGGCCGAGCACTACGGCGGCCGCTCCCCCAACTCCTAG
- a CDS encoding serine hydrolase domain-containing protein: protein MNSLQKIDSWPVDNAAAAVVSADGEVLGTAGDQDRRFPLASVTKLLSAYTVLIALDEGALELDQPAGPEGSTVRHLLAHSGGYDFGERTVRYTPGTRRLYSNAGFEVLGEKLEEATGIAFAEYMREGLLVPLGMAATALEGSPAAGAVSTVADLSRFAAELQSPVLTDPGRLEEASQVVFPGLAGVLPGFGRQKENDWGLGFEIRDHKSPHWTGTNSSPKTFGHFGQSGTFLWVDPDAQAAAVCLTDRDFGPWAAEAWPPFTDAVLAELAGR, encoded by the coding sequence GTGAACAGCCTGCAGAAGATTGATTCCTGGCCGGTGGATAACGCCGCTGCCGCTGTGGTGTCCGCTGACGGTGAGGTGCTGGGAACCGCCGGCGACCAGGACCGCCGCTTTCCGCTGGCTTCCGTCACCAAACTGCTCAGCGCCTACACCGTGCTCATTGCCCTGGACGAGGGGGCGCTGGAGCTTGACCAGCCTGCCGGGCCGGAAGGGTCCACGGTTCGGCACCTGCTGGCCCATTCCGGCGGCTACGACTTTGGCGAGCGCACGGTCCGTTACACGCCGGGCACGCGGCGGCTGTATTCCAACGCGGGCTTTGAAGTGCTCGGTGAAAAGCTGGAAGAAGCTACCGGCATCGCCTTCGCCGAGTACATGCGCGAAGGGCTGCTGGTTCCCCTGGGCATGGCCGCCACTGCGTTGGAGGGCTCCCCGGCGGCCGGGGCGGTTTCTACGGTCGCGGACCTGAGCCGGTTTGCGGCCGAACTGCAGTCCCCCGTCCTGACCGATCCAGGCAGGCTGGAGGAGGCCAGCCAGGTGGTCTTCCCGGGTCTGGCCGGAGTGCTTCCGGGCTTTGGCCGGCAAAAGGAGAACGACTGGGGCCTCGGCTTCGAAATACGTGATCACAAGTCGCCGCACTGGACGGGCACCAACAGCTCTCCCAAAACCTTTGGCCACTTCGGCCAGTCCGGTACGTTCCTGTGGGTCGACCCGGACGCGCAGGCTGCTGCCGTGTGCCTCACCGACCGGGACTTCGGTCCGTGGGCAGCAGAGGCCTGGCCTCCGTTCACGGATGCTGTCCTCGCGGAACTCGCCGGGCGCTAG